A portion of the Vulpes vulpes isolate BD-2025 chromosome 5, VulVul3, whole genome shotgun sequence genome contains these proteins:
- the LOC112912602 gene encoding olfactory receptor 4C46-like, which translates to METRNNVTEFVLLGLTENPKMQKIIFVVFLVIYIVSVVGNVLTVVTITASPLSGSPMYFFLAYLSLIDACYSSVNTPTLIIESLREKKTIPFNACIIQIFGEHFFGGADVILLTVMAYDRYVAICKPLHYMTIMNRRLCGLLMAVVWVGGFLHAAIQILFIIPLPFCGPNVIDHFICDLNPLLNLACTDTHTLGFFVAANSGFICVLNFLLLMVSYVVILRSLKNHSLEARRKALSTCVSHITVVVLFFVPCIFVYMRPAATLSIDKAVAVFYTTITPMLNPLIYTLRNDQMKNAIRKLCSRNASVSDK; encoded by the coding sequence ATGGAGACTAGGAACAACGTGACAGAATTTGTGCTACTGGGGCTCACAGAAAATCCAAAGATGCAGAAAATCATATTTGTTGTGTTTCTGGTCATCTACATCGTCTCTGTGGTAGGAAATGTGCTCACCGTGGTCACTATCACTGCCAGCCCATTATCGGGGTCCCCCATGTACTTTTTCCTGGCCTATCTCTCCCTCATTGATGCCTGCTATTCTTCTGTCAATACCCCCACCCTGATCATAGAGTCACTCCGTGAAAAGAAGACCATCCCATTCAATGCATGCATAATCCAAATCTTTGGGGAACATTTTTTTGGAGGTGCTGATGTCATCCTGCTTACTGTGATGGCCTATGACAGatatgtggccatctgcaagccactGCACTACATGACCATCATGAATCGGCGGCTATGTGGCCTGCTCATGGCAGTGGTGTGGGTGGGAGGCTTTCTTCATGCAGCCATACAGATCCTCTTTATCATCCCACTACCCTTCTGTGGCCCAAATGTCATAGATCACTTTATATGTGATCTGAATCCTTTGCTCAATCTTGCCTGCACTGATACCCACACTCTTGGGTTCTTTGTTGCTGCCAACAGTGGTTTCATCTGTGTCTTAAACTTCCTCCTCCTCATGGTCTCCTATGTGGTCATTCTGCGCTCCCTAAAGAACCACAGCTTGGAGGCGAGGCGCAAAGCcctctccacctgtgtctctcacATCACAGTGGTCGTCCTATTCTTTGTGCCCTGCATATTTGTGTACATGAGACCCGCAGCTACTTTATCCATTGATAAAGCTGTTGCAGTGTTCTATACTACAATAACTCCCATGTTAAATCCTTTAATCTATACCTTGAGAAATGACCagatgaaaaatgccattaggaAACTGTGTAGTAGGAATGCTAGTGTGAGTGACAAATAA